One genomic window of Halorubrum hochsteinianum includes the following:
- a CDS encoding 3-isopropylmalate dehydratase small subunit, which produces MSANDADDQHITDVSGTGVPIPGDDVDTDQILPAKFMKEVTFDNMADYLFYDARRNDDGEFNDHPLNRFEGASIAVVNSNFGCGSSREHAPQAMMRWGIDGVVGESYAEIFRDNCKSLGIPAVTTDHETVVEVQEWIEANPDGDVEIDVEGETVTYGDTVIDVDVDDAMREALVEGIWDTTALMYSNRSKVDDTVADLPYVEGDD; this is translated from the coding sequence ATGAGCGCGAACGACGCGGACGACCAGCACATCACCGACGTCTCCGGCACGGGCGTCCCCATCCCGGGCGACGACGTGGACACCGACCAGATCCTGCCGGCGAAGTTCATGAAGGAGGTCACGTTCGACAACATGGCGGACTACCTCTTCTACGACGCCCGGCGGAACGACGACGGCGAGTTCAACGACCACCCCCTCAACCGCTTCGAGGGCGCGTCGATCGCGGTCGTCAACTCCAACTTCGGCTGCGGCTCCTCCCGCGAACACGCGCCGCAGGCGATGATGCGGTGGGGGATCGACGGCGTCGTCGGCGAGTCGTACGCCGAGATCTTCCGCGACAACTGTAAGTCGCTCGGCATTCCGGCGGTCACGACGGACCACGAGACGGTCGTCGAAGTTCAGGAGTGGATCGAGGCCAACCCCGACGGCGACGTCGAGATCGACGTCGAGGGCGAGACCGTCACCTACGGCGACACCGTCATCGACGTCGACGTCGACGACGCGATGCGAGAGGCCCTCGTCGAGGGCATCTGGGACACGACCGCGCTGATGTACTCGAACCGGAGCAAGGTGGACGACACGGTCGCCGACCTCCCGTACGTCGAGGGGGACGACTGA
- the leuC gene encoding 3-isopropylmalate dehydratase large subunit, which produces MSEGTLYDKVWDRHKVTELPNGQDQLFVGLHLVHEVTSPQAFGMLRERDLDVAHPDRTFATTDHIAPTEAEKRERPLADDQAEEMLSALERNVGESGITFFGFESGEQGITHVVAPELGLSQPGMTVACGDSHTATHGAFGSIGVGIGTSQIRDVLATGCIAADKQKVRRVNVEGELGEGVYAKDVILKVIQDLGVDGGVGHVYEYGGPAIEALDMEGRLAVCNMSIEGGARAGYINPDETTYEYLRGREYVPEGEAFEERKAYWESISSDTDAEYDDVVTVDADGLDPLVTWGINPGQVIEISEPVPHPDDFEARTDREAAEQALDHMEIEAGQSMLGYDVDVAFLGTCTNGRLSDFEEAAKILEGNTVDADVRALAVPGSETVRQQCEERGIDETFINAGFQWRRAGCSMCLAMNDDALEGDEVCASSSNRNFIGRQGSKDGRTVLMSPAMVAAAAVEGQVADAREYLDDGSTGGAGGVEEVAD; this is translated from the coding sequence ATGAGCGAGGGGACGCTGTACGACAAGGTGTGGGACCGACACAAGGTGACTGAGCTTCCCAACGGCCAGGACCAGCTGTTTGTCGGCCTCCATCTCGTCCACGAGGTGACGAGCCCGCAGGCGTTCGGGATGCTCCGCGAGCGCGACCTCGACGTCGCGCACCCGGACCGGACGTTCGCGACGACGGACCACATCGCGCCGACCGAGGCCGAGAAGCGGGAGCGTCCCCTCGCCGACGACCAGGCCGAGGAGATGCTCTCCGCGCTCGAACGCAACGTGGGCGAAAGCGGGATCACGTTCTTCGGCTTCGAGTCCGGAGAGCAGGGGATCACTCACGTCGTCGCCCCCGAACTCGGACTCTCCCAGCCGGGGATGACCGTCGCCTGCGGCGACAGCCACACCGCGACCCACGGCGCGTTTGGCTCCATCGGCGTCGGTATCGGAACGAGCCAGATCCGCGACGTGCTCGCGACGGGCTGTATCGCGGCGGACAAACAGAAGGTCCGCCGGGTCAACGTCGAGGGCGAGCTCGGCGAGGGCGTCTACGCGAAGGACGTGATCCTGAAAGTGATCCAGGACCTCGGCGTCGACGGCGGCGTCGGCCACGTGTACGAGTACGGCGGGCCCGCCATCGAGGCGCTCGACATGGAGGGTCGGCTCGCGGTGTGTAACATGTCCATCGAGGGCGGCGCCCGCGCCGGCTACATCAACCCCGACGAGACCACCTACGAGTACCTGCGAGGACGCGAGTACGTCCCCGAAGGCGAGGCGTTCGAGGAGCGGAAGGCGTACTGGGAGTCGATCAGCTCCGACACGGACGCCGAGTACGACGACGTGGTCACCGTCGACGCCGACGGGCTCGACCCGCTCGTCACCTGGGGGATAAACCCCGGACAGGTGATCGAGATCTCGGAGCCGGTCCCGCACCCGGACGACTTCGAGGCCCGGACCGACCGCGAGGCGGCCGAGCAGGCGCTCGATCACATGGAGATAGAGGCCGGCCAGTCGATGCTCGGATACGACGTCGACGTGGCGTTCCTCGGCACCTGTACCAACGGCCGCCTCTCCGACTTCGAGGAGGCCGCGAAGATACTGGAGGGCAACACGGTCGACGCGGACGTCCGCGCGCTGGCCGTCCCCGGCTCCGAGACCGTGCGCCAGCAGTGCGAGGAGCGCGGGATCGACGAAACGTTCATCAACGCCGGCTTCCAGTGGCGTCGCGCCGGCTGCTCGATGTGTCTCGCGATGAACGACGACGCCTTGGAGGGCGACGAAGTCTGCGCCTCCTCGTCGAACCGCAACTTCATCGGGCGACAGGGGTCGAAGGACGGCCGCACCGTCCTGATGAGTCCCGCGATGGTCGCGGCCGCGGCCGTCGAGGGTCAGGTCGCCGACGCGCGCGAATACCTCGACGACGGGTCGACCGGCGGTGCCGGCGGCGTCGAGGAGGTGGCCGACTGA
- the ilvC gene encoding ketol-acid reductoisomerase, with protein sequence MTDDDTQTFDSTVYYDDDADEEAIAHKTVAVLGYGSQGHAHAQNLADSGVDVIVGLREGSSSRAAAESDGLRVETPADAAAEADIVSVLVPDTVQPDVYENAVEPNLEAGDTLQFAHGFNIHYNQIQPPENVDVTMVAPKSPGHLVRRNYENDQGTPGLLAVYQDATGHAHDEGLAYAAAIGCTRAGVVETSFREETETDLFGEQAVLCGGVTSLVKQGYETLVDAGYSPEMAYFECLNELKLIVDLMYEGGLGEMWDSVSDTAEYGGLTQGDVVVDEHARENMEEVLEKVQNGQFAREWIAENQAGRPSYTQLRTAEKNHEIEAVGEELRGLFSWEESAEDDEEESAEVTA encoded by the coding sequence ATGACCGACGACGACACGCAGACGTTCGATTCGACAGTATACTACGACGACGACGCGGACGAGGAGGCCATCGCTCACAAGACCGTGGCCGTCCTCGGCTACGGCTCGCAGGGCCACGCCCACGCGCAGAACCTCGCCGACAGCGGGGTCGACGTGATCGTCGGCCTCCGCGAGGGGAGCTCCTCGCGGGCCGCCGCCGAGAGCGACGGGCTCCGCGTGGAGACGCCCGCGGACGCCGCCGCGGAGGCCGACATCGTGAGCGTGCTCGTGCCCGACACCGTCCAGCCGGACGTGTACGAGAACGCGGTGGAGCCGAACCTGGAGGCGGGCGACACGCTCCAGTTCGCGCACGGGTTCAACATCCACTACAACCAGATCCAGCCGCCCGAGAACGTCGACGTGACGATGGTCGCGCCGAAGTCCCCGGGCCACCTCGTGCGCCGCAACTACGAGAACGACCAGGGGACTCCCGGCCTCCTCGCAGTGTACCAGGACGCGACCGGCCACGCCCACGACGAGGGACTCGCGTACGCGGCCGCGATCGGCTGTACCCGCGCCGGCGTCGTCGAGACGTCGTTCCGCGAGGAGACGGAGACCGACCTGTTCGGCGAGCAGGCCGTCCTCTGTGGCGGCGTCACCTCGCTCGTCAAGCAGGGGTACGAGACGCTCGTCGACGCCGGCTACTCGCCGGAGATGGCGTACTTCGAGTGTCTCAACGAGCTGAAACTCATCGTCGACCTGATGTACGAGGGCGGGCTCGGCGAGATGTGGGACTCGGTGTCCGACACCGCCGAGTACGGCGGGCTCACGCAGGGCGACGTGGTCGTCGACGAGCACGCCCGCGAGAACATGGAGGAGGTCTTAGAGAAGGTCCAGAACGGCCAGTTCGCCCGCGAGTGGATCGCGGAGAACCAGGCGGGACGCCCCTCCTACACCCAGCTCAGGACCGCCGAGAAGAACCACGAGATCGAGGCTGTCGGCGAGGAGCTCCGCGGCCTGTTCTCGTGGGAGGAGTCGGCGGAGGACGACGAGGAGGAGAGCGCCGAGGTGACCGCCTGA
- a CDS encoding isocitrate/isopropylmalate family dehydrogenase, producing the protein MSDEIVVIEGDGIGREVVPAAVEVLESLDLDFEFVAAEAGDATRDATGEALPTETYERVADADATLFGAAGETAADVILPLREAVDSFVNVRPAKAFPGVDALRPETDVVFLRENTEGVYSGHEDRLSEDLSTLTRVVTSSASRELAEYACDFVEAGRGPAGDPEAGFTVAHKANVMRETDGRFRNEVLSVAAERGVDADEELMDAFATKLPLDPSQYGVIVCPNLAGDVLSDLAAGLVGGLGLLPSANVGHDNGLFEPVHGTAPDIAGEGVANPTAAILSAAMLVEYLGHVEAGRRVRDAVEGVLSDGPRTGDLGGSATTDEVTAAVVDRL; encoded by the coding sequence ATGTCCGACGAGATCGTCGTCATCGAGGGCGACGGCATCGGCCGCGAGGTCGTGCCGGCCGCCGTCGAGGTGTTGGAGTCGCTCGATCTCGACTTCGAATTCGTCGCCGCCGAGGCGGGCGACGCGACGAGGGACGCCACCGGCGAGGCGCTCCCGACCGAGACGTACGAGCGCGTCGCCGACGCGGACGCGACGCTGTTCGGCGCGGCCGGCGAGACCGCCGCCGACGTGATCCTCCCGCTGCGGGAGGCGGTCGACTCGTTCGTCAACGTCCGACCCGCGAAGGCGTTCCCCGGCGTCGACGCGCTCCGGCCGGAGACCGACGTGGTCTTCCTCCGCGAGAACACCGAGGGCGTCTACTCGGGCCACGAGGACCGGCTCTCAGAGGACCTCTCGACGCTGACGCGCGTCGTCACCTCGTCGGCCTCGCGGGAGCTGGCCGAGTACGCGTGCGACTTTGTCGAGGCCGGGCGCGGGCCCGCCGGCGACCCCGAGGCGGGATTCACCGTCGCGCACAAGGCGAACGTGATGCGCGAGACGGACGGGCGCTTCCGCAATGAGGTGCTCTCGGTCGCCGCGGAGCGCGGCGTCGACGCCGACGAGGAGCTGATGGACGCGTTCGCGACGAAGCTCCCGCTCGACCCCTCGCAGTACGGCGTGATCGTCTGCCCGAACCTCGCGGGCGACGTGCTCTCCGACCTCGCGGCCGGGCTCGTCGGCGGGCTTGGACTGCTCCCGTCGGCGAACGTGGGTCACGACAACGGCCTGTTCGAGCCGGTCCACGGCACCGCGCCCGACATCGCGGGCGAGGGCGTCGCGAACCCGACCGCGGCGATCCTCTCGGCGGCCATGCTCGTCGAGTACCTGGGCCACGTCGAGGCTGGGCGGCGCGTGCGCGACGCGGTCGAGGGCGTCCTCTCGGACGGGCCGCGCACCGGCGACCTCGGCGGCTCGGCGACGACCGACGAGGTGACCGCCGCGGTCGTCGACCGGCTGTAA
- the ilvN gene encoding acetolactate synthase small subunit, with protein sequence MSGESPDDRADEESTDPRPATDGGSAAGEGPETDSRPMPSEQPGPRERDHPEGRRNLEGIRIDPVVEAEHESRRAVISALVEDEPGVLARVSGLVSRRQFNIESLTVGPTTVDGHSRITMVVEETDPGIDQIEKQMAKLKPVISVGEVAGDAVTSELVLLKVEADDPAAVHAVSEMYDGKTVDAGPETITVELTGDKTDVDSAIGAFERFGIVEIARTGPTALARGNTPTAPGEKPGTAGEPTTHDD encoded by the coding sequence ATGAGCGGCGAGTCGCCGGACGACCGAGCGGACGAGGAGTCGACCGATCCCCGGCCCGCGACCGACGGCGGCTCCGCAGCCGGAGAGGGACCGGAGACCGACTCCCGGCCCATGCCGAGCGAGCAGCCCGGACCGCGGGAGCGCGACCACCCCGAGGGGCGGCGGAACCTCGAGGGGATCCGGATCGACCCCGTCGTCGAGGCGGAACACGAGTCGCGGCGCGCGGTGATCTCCGCGCTCGTCGAGGACGAGCCCGGCGTGCTGGCGCGCGTCTCCGGGCTCGTCTCCCGGCGGCAGTTCAACATCGAGAGCCTCACCGTCGGGCCGACGACCGTCGACGGCCACTCGCGGATCACGATGGTCGTCGAGGAGACGGACCCCGGCATCGACCAGATCGAGAAACAGATGGCGAAGCTGAAGCCGGTGATCTCGGTCGGCGAGGTCGCGGGCGACGCCGTCACCTCGGAGCTGGTCCTGCTGAAGGTCGAGGCGGACGACCCGGCCGCGGTCCACGCCGTCTCCGAGATGTACGACGGGAAGACGGTCGACGCCGGCCCGGAGACGATCACCGTCGAACTCACCGGCGACAAGACCGACGTCGACAGCGCGATCGGCGCGTTCGAGCGGTTCGGCATCGTCGAGATCGCGCGGACTGGGCCGACCGCCCTCGCCCGGGGCAACACTCCAACCGCGCCCGGAGAGAAACCCGGAACGGCCGGCGAACCGACCACGCACGACGACTGA
- the ilvB gene encoding biosynthetic-type acetolactate synthase large subunit yields the protein MSDTAAQPRSDGDESDGSSAGAAADDPTDPDDEQPAGPVSTGAESVVAALEAAGAKTAFGVQGGAIMPVYDALYDSSIRHVTMAHEQGAAHAADAYGVVAGEPGLCMATSGPGATNLVTGIADADMDSDAMLALTGQVPTEFVGNDAFQETDTVGVTRPITKHNYFAGGADTVGDTVGEAFELSRAGRPGPTLVDLPKDVTQDETDRTPGPATPPAGTDPDPNADAEAVEEAARAIESAERPLCLFGGGVIKGDASDEARTFARSYGIPVTTTMPGIGSFPEDDDLSLSWAGMHGTGYANLAITHTDCLIAVGTRFDDRLTGGIDTFAPEAEVIHVDIDPAEISKNVYADYPLVGDAGRVLDQLTAAVRESPDAGAWRERCAEWKETYPLTYATPDEEPLKPQFVVEAFDEATDDDTIVTTGVGQHQMWASQFWSYSEPRTWVSSHGLGTMGYGVPAAVGARVAADTMGESDRDVVCFDGDGSFLMTMQELSVAVREELDITIAVLNNEYIGMVRQWQDAFYEGRHMASEYSWMPEFDKLAEAFGALGLRVDDYDEVAPAVEEALDYDGPAVVDFHVDPEENVLPMVPSGGANGKFATAEDQL from the coding sequence ATGAGCGACACAGCAGCACAGCCGCGGTCCGACGGAGACGAGTCCGACGGTTCGTCCGCCGGCGCCGCGGCCGACGACCCGACCGACCCGGACGACGAACAGCCCGCGGGACCCGTTTCGACCGGCGCGGAGTCGGTCGTCGCCGCCCTCGAGGCGGCGGGCGCGAAGACCGCGTTCGGCGTTCAGGGCGGGGCGATCATGCCCGTCTACGACGCCTTATACGACTCGTCGATCCGGCACGTGACGATGGCCCACGAGCAGGGGGCGGCCCACGCCGCCGACGCGTACGGCGTCGTCGCCGGCGAGCCCGGCCTCTGTATGGCCACCTCCGGTCCGGGGGCGACGAACCTCGTCACCGGCATCGCCGACGCCGACATGGACTCGGACGCGATGCTGGCGCTGACCGGGCAGGTCCCGACGGAGTTCGTCGGGAACGACGCGTTCCAGGAGACCGACACGGTCGGCGTCACCCGCCCGATCACCAAGCACAACTACTTCGCCGGCGGGGCCGACACGGTCGGCGACACCGTCGGCGAGGCGTTCGAACTGTCACGGGCCGGCCGGCCCGGCCCGACGCTGGTCGACCTGCCGAAGGACGTGACGCAGGACGAGACCGACCGGACGCCCGGGCCGGCGACGCCGCCGGCGGGGACCGACCCCGACCCGAACGCGGACGCCGAGGCGGTCGAGGAGGCGGCGCGCGCCATCGAGTCGGCCGAGCGCCCCCTCTGTCTGTTCGGGGGCGGCGTCATCAAGGGCGACGCGAGCGACGAGGCGCGGACGTTCGCACGCAGCTACGGGATCCCGGTGACGACGACGATGCCGGGCATCGGCTCGTTCCCCGAGGACGACGACCTCTCGCTCTCGTGGGCGGGGATGCACGGCACCGGCTACGCGAACCTCGCGATCACCCACACGGACTGCCTGATCGCGGTCGGCACGCGGTTCGACGACCGGCTCACGGGCGGGATCGACACGTTCGCGCCCGAGGCCGAGGTGATCCACGTCGACATCGACCCGGCGGAGATCTCGAAGAACGTGTACGCCGACTACCCGCTCGTCGGCGACGCCGGGCGCGTCTTGGACCAGCTGACCGCCGCGGTCCGCGAGTCCCCCGACGCCGGGGCGTGGCGCGAGCGCTGCGCGGAGTGGAAGGAGACGTACCCGCTCACGTACGCGACCCCCGACGAGGAGCCGTTGAAGCCGCAGTTCGTCGTCGAGGCGTTCGACGAGGCGACGGACGACGACACCATCGTCACCACGGGCGTCGGCCAACACCAGATGTGGGCCTCCCAGTTCTGGTCGTACTCCGAGCCGCGAACGTGGGTCTCCTCGCACGGGCTCGGCACGATGGGCTACGGCGTGCCCGCCGCGGTCGGCGCGCGCGTCGCCGCCGACACGATGGGGGAGTCCGACCGCGACGTGGTGTGTTTCGACGGCGACGGCTCCTTCCTGATGACGATGCAGGAGCTGTCGGTCGCGGTCCGCGAGGAGCTGGACATCACGATCGCCGTCCTCAACAACGAGTACATCGGGATGGTCCGCCAGTGGCAGGACGCGTTCTACGAGGGCCGCCACATGGCCTCCGAGTACAGCTGGATGCCCGAGTTCGACAAGCTGGCGGAGGCGTTCGGAGCCCTTGGCCTGCGCGTCGACGACTACGACGAGGTCGCCCCCGCCGTCGAGGAGGCGCTCGACTACGACGGACCGGCCGTGGTCGACTTCCACGTCGACCCCGAGGAGAACGTCCTGCCGATGGTGCCGAGCGGCGGCGCGAACGGTAAGTTCGCGACCGCGGAGGACCAGCTATGA
- a CDS encoding LeuA family protein: MEFFQGTIASNVEIGPVRIFDTTLRDGEQSPRTSFSYDEKRRIAATLDDMNTHVIEAGFPVNSDAEFEAVSDIAAATDTTVCGLARVVDGDIEAAIDSGVEMVHVFVSTSDVQLEDSMHATREEAKGRAVDAVETVKDAGVECMFSPMDATRTDPDYLIDIVEAVSDAGTDWINIPDTCGVGMPTSFGETVAAVVEATDARVDVHTHDDFGMAAANAVMGFENGAEQAQVSVNGIGERAGNAAYEEVVMAVESVYGVDTGIDTTQITKLARIVEEASDIPVPANKPVTGRNAFAHESGIHAAGVIENSDTFETGVMTPEMVGAEREFVLGKHTGTHSVRKHLVEAGFDPTDGEVRSITKRVKEYGAGKRRVTAGDVERFAEEADVAREEEVRV, encoded by the coding sequence ATCGAGTTCTTCCAGGGCACGATAGCTTCTAACGTCGAAATCGGTCCTGTCAGGATCTTCGACACGACCCTGCGAGACGGAGAACAGTCACCACGTACTTCGTTCAGCTACGACGAGAAACGCCGCATAGCGGCGACGCTGGACGACATGAACACCCACGTCATCGAGGCGGGGTTCCCGGTCAACTCGGACGCGGAGTTCGAGGCCGTCAGCGACATCGCCGCCGCGACGGACACGACCGTCTGCGGGCTGGCCCGCGTCGTCGACGGCGACATCGAGGCCGCCATCGACTCCGGCGTCGAGATGGTCCACGTGTTCGTCTCCACCAGCGACGTTCAGCTGGAGGACTCGATGCACGCGACCCGGGAAGAAGCGAAGGGGCGGGCGGTCGACGCCGTCGAGACGGTGAAAGACGCCGGCGTCGAGTGTATGTTCTCGCCGATGGACGCGACCCGGACGGACCCGGACTACCTGATCGACATCGTCGAGGCGGTGTCCGACGCGGGCACCGACTGGATCAACATCCCCGACACCTGCGGCGTCGGGATGCCGACCAGCTTCGGCGAGACCGTGGCGGCCGTCGTCGAGGCGACCGACGCCCGCGTCGACGTCCACACCCACGACGACTTCGGGATGGCCGCGGCCAACGCCGTCATGGGCTTCGAGAACGGCGCGGAGCAGGCGCAGGTGTCGGTCAACGGGATCGGCGAGCGCGCAGGCAACGCCGCCTACGAGGAGGTCGTGATGGCCGTCGAGTCGGTGTACGGCGTCGACACCGGCATCGACACGACCCAGATCACCAAGCTGGCCCGGATCGTCGAGGAGGCCTCGGACATCCCGGTCCCGGCGAACAAGCCCGTCACCGGGCGGAACGCGTTCGCCCACGAGTCGGGCATCCACGCCGCCGGCGTCATCGAGAACAGCGACACGTTCGAGACCGGCGTGATGACCCCGGAGATGGTCGGGGCCGAACGCGAGTTCGTGCTGGGTAAACACACCGGCACCCACAGCGTGCGCAAGCACCTGGTGGAGGCCGGCTTCGACCCGACGGACGGCGAGGTCCGGTCGATCACGAAGCGGGTCAAGGAGTACGGAGCCGGCAAGCGGCGGGTGACGGCCGGCGACGTCGAGCGGTTCGCCGAGGAGGCGGACGTGGCGCGCGAGGAGGAGGTCCGGGTCTGA